The sequence CGGCCGCGGCCACGACGCAACGTTCCCTGCTTGGGTCGAATGCGTTTCGCACCGCGGCGCGCTGCAGCGGCTTGGTTAGCCGTTCCCTCCACTTCGAGATCCTCCAGCCGCACACCACGCCCAGCACGCAGGCTGGTGCGGGCTGCGGCGATGCGACTCAGGAAGCGCGGATCGTTCTCGAGACGGTAGTCGAACCAATCATCCTCGGACTCGAAGCCGATGAGAAGACCGGCCGCCTTACCGTGGCGCGTGATCACGATCTCCTCCTTCGCCGCCTGGCGTAGGTATCGCGACAGACCATCTTTCACGTCGGACAATGCCACTTCCTTCATAACTTGGTTTCTCCCTGCTCTTCGGCGATCTCCTTCTCCGGCTCGCCATGTCGCTCAAGCCACACAGCGGCTTGGGATTTCGCTACGATTGCCAGTACTTCGACGGCCTCGTCGGTCGCGTCGTAGAAGACCCGAACTTCCTCAACGCGCAGCCGATACTGGGGGCGGCGCATACCCCGGAGGCGTTTGATCCGACTCCTACTCGTCTTCGTCGGCTCGTGCCGCAGGTATCGCTCCATTGCATCTCGTACCGCCGCTCGATCGGTGGCTTTGAGCGCCTTGAAATCCTCCTTCGCCTCGGGGGCCAGAATGATCTCTCGACGCATTCTGGCCAGAATCTAGCCAGAACGGGAACCGCGGTCAAACGGCTAACGAGCTTGTAGAAAAACCCCTAAAACGCACCTCTGTCGAATTTCACGCGAAGCCGCGATTCGTCTCCGCCGCGTTTTTCTGATGACTCCCGCACGCTCGGAGAGCCGCTCTCGCAACACTTTCAGGCATTTTCGACCGAATCGTCAAGTTTCGCCTCCCGAGGATCTCGACGCGCTTAGCGGGTATTTGCAGCCTGCCTTACAGCTCCTGTTTTCCCTGACACCCGACACCTCACGCCTGGCTCACTCGACGCCAATGCACTCGAACCCGAGCGCTTGCGCGGCCGCCGCTTGTTGCTGATCGTGCGTGGCAAAGATGAGTTCGATACGGTGGCGCTCACGCAGCAAGAGGGCACTGGCGAGGTGCAGG comes from Candidatus Binatia bacterium and encodes:
- a CDS encoding type II toxin-antitoxin system RelE/ParE family toxin; the protein is MRREIILAPEAKEDFKALKATDRAAVRDAMERYLRHEPTKTSRSRIKRLRGMRRPQYRLRVEEVRVFYDATDEAVEVLAIVAKSQAAVWLERHGEPEKEIAEEQGETKL
- a CDS encoding type II toxin-antitoxin system Phd/YefM family antitoxin, with amino-acid sequence MKEVALSDVKDGLSRYLRQAAKEEIVITRHGKAAGLLIGFESEDDWFDYRLENDPRFLSRIAAARTSLRAGRGVRLEDLEVEGTANQAAAARRGAKRIRPKQGTLRRGRGR